One genomic window of Cetobacterium ceti includes the following:
- a CDS encoding sodium:solute symporter: protein MTWSYINWIVLFGYLLFLLFLGIKFSRDNKSSEDYFLGGRSIPGWVNGMSIYATALSAITFMAIPVNVYRSNWVLAFGNLAIIPIACIAMVFFAPFYRSLNYTTAYEYLEDRFGKFLRVSASVTFILFHIMRVAFVTYLPALALGQVLNMDPGIMVLIIGVLCIIYTTIGGMKAVVYSDALQGIVLLLGALGIVIYGVFHIDGGLSHVVNTIVSEDKFLPIKSMKWSWVDASIPSVFIGTIFSSLYQYIGSQDVVQRYNSSKNEKELKKSLILNMWITLPTIVIFYGMGSVLYVFFKEKGLPSELGNNLQVMVPFFIVKYLPVGISGIVLAGIFAAAQSTISSSLNSCATCFVTDILGMRKVKLEDKEKFLYGQITSSVVGILGTVYAFYMTRSGQGDIFVAFNSLIGLFGGPVAGVFILGIFFKRVKNRGAICGFLISLMVMYLTQGKIYGYLNGIVAIGSVILVGNIVSIFCGEKS, encoded by the coding sequence TTGACCTGGAGTTATATAAATTGGATAGTTTTATTTGGATATTTGTTATTTTTACTATTTTTAGGAATTAAGTTTTCTAGGGATAATAAAAGTTCAGAGGATTATTTTTTAGGGGGAAGAAGTATCCCTGGGTGGGTAAATGGTATGAGTATTTATGCCACGGCCCTTAGTGCTATTACCTTTATGGCAATACCTGTAAATGTATATAGAAGTAACTGGGTATTGGCCTTTGGAAATTTGGCCATTATTCCCATAGCATGTATAGCTATGGTATTTTTCGCCCCCTTTTACAGAAGTTTAAATTATACCACTGCCTATGAGTATTTAGAGGATAGGTTTGGGAAATTTTTAAGGGTAAGTGCAAGTGTGACCTTTATACTTTTTCATATTATGAGGGTGGCCTTTGTGACCTATTTACCAGCCCTTGCCCTGGGACAGGTTTTAAATATGGACCCTGGGATAATGGTGCTTATTATAGGAGTTCTATGTATAATATACACAACCATAGGGGGAATGAAGGCAGTTGTCTATAGTGATGCCCTTCAAGGTATAGTTCTTCTTTTGGGAGCTTTAGGAATTGTAATTTACGGAGTATTTCATATTGATGGGGGATTGTCCCATGTGGTGAATACCATAGTTAGTGAGGATAAGTTTTTACCTATTAAATCTATGAAATGGTCCTGGGTAGATGCAAGTATTCCTAGTGTTTTCATAGGGACAATATTTAGTTCTCTATATCAATATATAGGAAGTCAAGATGTGGTACAAAGGTATAATTCAAGTAAAAATGAAAAGGAACTTAAGAAAAGTTTAATTTTAAATATGTGGATTACCCTTCCTACTATAGTTATTTTCTATGGAATGGGGTCTGTGTTATATGTATTTTTTAAGGAAAAGGGGTTACCTAGTGAACTGGGGAATAATCTTCAGGTAATGGTACCATTTTTCATAGTGAAATATTTACCTGTGGGAATAAGTGGAATAGTTTTAGCTGGAATATTTGCAGCGGCTCAATCTACTATATCCTCTAGTTTAAATAGTTGTGCCACATGTTTTGTAACAGATATTCTAGGAATGAGGAAGGTTAAACTAGAAGATAAAGAGAAATTCCTATATGGACAGATAACAAGTTCTGTGGTTGGGATTTTAGGAACAGTTTATGCTTTTTATATGACTAGAAGTGGACAGGGAGATATATTCGTTGCCTTTAACAGTTTAATAGGATTGTTTGGTGGCCCTGTGGCTGGGGTGTTTATTCTAGGAATATTCTTTAAAAGGGTTAAAAATAGAGGGGCCATTTGTGGATTTTTAATCTCTTTAATGGTTATGTATTTAACCCAAGGGAAAATATATGGATATTTAAATGGTATTGTTGCCATAGGAAGCGTGATTTTAGTAGGAAATATAGTTTCTATATTTTGTGGTGAAAAGAGCTAA
- a CDS encoding glycosyltransferase: protein MKFTLLMSVYIKEKSEYLNRALESIYGNTLLPNELVLVEDGPLSEELYEVIEKYSLKYKNIKRVRLEKNMGLGKALDIGLKHCGNNLVIRMDSDDICHGERFYKQVKFLKENPHIKILGCNLGEFKGDFNRIDRVKKYPENIENIDGFARKRCPFPHPGVAFYRDIVEEVGGYRDLFYFEDYYLFLRILKKYRGYNIQENLLYFRSDENLYKRRGGVFYVFCEYRAFKRFYKEGLIGLRDFLGNMGIRLGVRLMGNRFRQFVYERFLRCGEGK, encoded by the coding sequence TTGAAATTTACACTTTTGATGTCAGTGTATATTAAGGAAAAAAGTGAGTATTTGAATAGGGCTTTAGAAAGTATATATGGAAACACTCTTTTACCTAATGAATTAGTTTTAGTTGAGGATGGACCTTTAAGTGAAGAGCTATATGAGGTTATTGAAAAATATAGTTTAAAGTATAAAAATATTAAAAGAGTTAGGTTAGAGAAGAATATGGGGTTAGGAAAGGCTCTAGATATAGGGTTAAAACATTGTGGGAATAATTTAGTTATTAGAATGGATAGTGATGATATTTGCCATGGGGAGAGATTTTATAAACAGGTTAAGTTTTTAAAGGAAAACCCACATATAAAAATATTAGGATGTAATTTAGGGGAGTTTAAAGGGGATTTCAATAGAATAGACAGGGTGAAAAAGTATCCTGAGAATATAGAAAATATAGATGGGTTTGCTAGGAAAAGATGTCCCTTTCCCCATCCTGGGGTGGCATTTTATAGGGATATAGTTGAAGAGGTTGGGGGATATAGGGACCTTTTTTACTTTGAAGATTACTATTTATTTTTAAGGATTTTAAAAAAATATAGGGGATATAATATACAGGAAAATTTACTTTACTTTAGAAGTGATGAAAATCTATATAAAAGAAGAGGGGGAGTATTTTATGTTTTTTGTGAATATAGAGCCTTTAAAAGATTTTATAAAGAGGGGCTAATAGGACTTAGGGATTTTCTTGGGAATATGGGAATAAGACTAGGGGTGAGGTTAATGGGAAATAGATTTAGACAGTTTGTATATGAGAGGTTTTTACGATGTGGGGAGGGGAAATGA
- a CDS encoding glycosyltransferase family 52, translating to MKKLFIGDSLYTLLIFLLVEEYRDDSIYIFGKTIEKGDLNLNGKKYFFYEDFKRYKKSRNIFIRGYISFKILFLSFLIGVKYTKTKRFGSDHLFMSRAFLKKGFTLIEDGSANYVCKKNFGRDKKVEKIYLSGMGEIPQEIREKTKIINLKALWKKKDDFEKNSILRIFKIKGSMVEKIREKTMVLLTQPLCEDGVIDEKRKIELYENILKNYDRRKIFIKKHPRETTNYKKYFPDILVIEEKFPWEIMDLLGVKMERAVTIFSSGVYGMGENIDFYGTEIDKTLFKKYGHCNLRRVHEFSRD from the coding sequence ATGAAAAAGTTATTTATAGGGGACAGTTTATACACCTTACTAATTTTTCTCTTGGTTGAGGAGTATAGGGATGATAGTATATATATATTTGGAAAGACTATTGAAAAGGGTGATTTGAATTTAAATGGGAAAAAGTATTTTTTCTATGAGGATTTTAAAAGATATAAAAAAAGTAGAAATATTTTTATAAGGGGATATATATCTTTTAAGATACTTTTTCTAAGTTTTCTAATTGGAGTAAAATATACAAAAACCAAGAGGTTTGGCAGTGACCATCTTTTTATGTCTAGGGCATTTTTAAAAAAAGGGTTTACCCTAATAGAGGATGGAAGTGCTAACTATGTTTGTAAGAAGAATTTTGGGAGAGATAAGAAAGTTGAAAAAATTTATCTAAGTGGAATGGGGGAGATTCCACAGGAGATTAGGGAAAAAACTAAAATTATAAACTTAAAAGCTCTTTGGAAGAAAAAGGATGATTTTGAAAAAAATAGTATTTTGAGAATTTTTAAAATAAAGGGAAGTATGGTTGAGAAAATCAGAGAGAAAACCATGGTACTTCTTACTCAACCTCTATGTGAGGATGGGGTTATAGATGAGAAAAGGAAAATAGAGCTCTATGAAAATATTTTAAAAAACTATGATAGAAGGAAAATATTTATAAAAAAACATCCTAGGGAAACTACAAATTATAAAAAGTATTTCCCAGATATTTTGGTCATAGAGGAAAAATTTCCATGGGAGATAATGGACCTTTTAGGGGTAAAAATGGAAAGGGCTGTAACTATTTTTTCTAGTGGAGTATATGGAATGGGTGAAAATATTGATTTTTATGGCACTGAAATTGATAAAACTTTATTTAAGAAATATGGACATTGCAACTTAAGGAGAGTACATGAATTTAGCAGAGATTAG
- a CDS encoding GumC domain-containing protein: MNLAEIRKDIHEDEFDLFELLDIILRRKKIILCVSVIGILLTGFLTYTFGKNQHNMEGINFSLRSEIYKDFYFKKANIDLDKFTYGDMLYRDEIVNKLYNEIDENSTKSVEEKREILLKTIRVIPVVDKEKLEYLTLEVGYRGEISKEKKIINRYLDILNEELKDQVLEGISKKDYNTEITKKIVDERLELIQKKINYLSRGEEKNGNVIEILSFKYPKLIEDKRQLEDLYKKYSTELVGIKGLKKNKEINNLVYKISDIYTIKHSSKIKVIFLGGVIFSIFIGITLGFIEEFLVNYRNRKK; the protein is encoded by the coding sequence ATGAATTTAGCAGAGATTAGAAAAGATATACATGAGGATGAGTTTGACTTATTTGAACTACTAGATATTATTTTAAGAAGAAAGAAAATTATTTTATGTGTAAGTGTAATAGGAATTTTATTGACAGGATTTTTAACATATACCTTTGGGAAAAATCAGCACAATATGGAGGGGATAAACTTCTCCCTTAGAAGTGAGATATATAAGGATTTTTACTTTAAAAAGGCCAATATTGATTTGGATAAGTTTACATATGGGGATATGCTTTATAGGGATGAAATAGTAAATAAACTATATAATGAAATTGATGAAAATAGCACAAAGTCCGTAGAGGAGAAAAGGGAGATACTTTTAAAAACTATTAGGGTGATTCCTGTTGTGGATAAGGAAAAGTTAGAGTATTTAACCCTTGAAGTTGGGTATAGGGGAGAGATTTCTAAGGAAAAGAAGATTATAAACAGATACTTAGATATTTTAAATGAGGAGCTAAAGGATCAAGTTTTAGAGGGAATCAGTAAAAAGGATTATAACACTGAGATTACTAAAAAAATAGTGGATGAAAGACTTGAGCTTATTCAAAAGAAGATAAACTACCTTTCTAGAGGAGAGGAGAAAAATGGGAATGTTATAGAGATATTGTCATTTAAATATCCCAAGCTAATAGAGGATAAAAGACAGCTAGAGGATCTATATAAAAAGTATTCCACAGAGCTTGTGGGAATTAAGGGATTAAAGAAAAATAAGGAAATTAATAATTTAGTATATAAAATTTCAGATATTTATACGATAAAGCACTCTAGTAAAATAAAGGTTATATTCCTAGGTGGGGTAATATTTAGTATTTTCATAGGGATTACTTTAGGGTTTATAGAGGAGTTCCTAGTAAACTATAGAAATAGAAAGAAATAG
- the rfbB gene encoding dTDP-glucose 4,6-dehydratase: MTYLITGACGFIGSNFLKYMMEKYENGEFILYDSLTYAGKLSNIEWALEDKRVKFYIGDIKNGDLVENLFKRHKIDYVINFAAESHVDRSIEYPDIFLESNVLGVNTLLKVCRKYWKNRRDVKFLQISTDEVYGSLTLENREEKFRENTPLNPRSPYSASKASGDMLLMAYGETYGIPFNITRCSNNYGEHQLEEKLIPLVIKKALKNEKLPIYGKGDNVRDWIYVMDHCKGVDLVLHRGKPGEIYNIGGNSEMSNIDLVKNILDILEKPYDLITFVKDRPGHDKRYGIDSSKIERELGWKRDYDFKRGLLKTVNWYKELWEKKI, from the coding sequence ATGACGTATTTAATAACAGGGGCCTGTGGATTCATAGGCTCTAATTTTTTGAAATATATGATGGAAAAGTATGAAAATGGAGAGTTTATTCTATATGATAGTCTTACCTATGCGGGGAAACTTTCAAATATAGAGTGGGCTTTAGAGGATAAAAGGGTTAAATTTTATATAGGGGATATTAAAAATGGAGATTTAGTGGAAAATCTATTTAAAAGACACAAAATAGATTATGTTATTAACTTTGCAGCGGAATCCCATGTGGATAGAAGTATAGAATATCCAGATATTTTTCTAGAGTCCAATGTTTTAGGGGTAAATACCCTTTTAAAAGTTTGTAGAAAGTATTGGAAAAATAGAAGGGATGTTAAGTTTTTACAAATTTCCACAGATGAGGTATATGGAAGTTTAACCTTGGAAAATAGAGAGGAAAAGTTTAGGGAGAATACTCCACTAAATCCTAGAAGTCCCTATTCAGCTTCAAAGGCTTCAGGGGATATGCTTCTTATGGCCTATGGGGAAACCTATGGAATTCCATTTAATATAACAAGATGTTCTAATAATTATGGGGAGCACCAGTTAGAGGAGAAATTAATACCTCTTGTTATAAAAAAGGCCTTAAAAAATGAGAAACTTCCAATTTATGGAAAGGGAGATAATGTCCGTGATTGGATATATGTTATGGACCATTGTAAAGGGGTGGACCTAGTTCTTCATAGGGGAAAACCTGGGGAGATATATAATATTGGAGGAAACAGTGAAATGTCTAATATAGATCTTGTGAAAAATATTTTAGATATTCTAGAAAAACCCTATGATTTAATAACCTTTGTAAAGGATAGACCTGGTCATGATAAACGTTATGGAATAGATAGCTCAAAAATAGAGAGGGAACTAGGTTGGAAAAGGGATTATGATTTTAAAAGGGGACTTTTAAAAACTGTAAATTGGTATAAAGAGTTATGGGAGAAAAAAATATGA
- the rfbA gene encoding glucose-1-phosphate thymidylyltransferase RfbA, with product MKGIILAGGSGTRLYPVTKAISKQIIPIYDKPMIYYPLSVLMLGGIREILIISTPRDIEVFKELLGDGKTLGLTIEYMVQEKPNGIGEAFIIGREFIGDSPVALVLGDNIFYGHGLTGKVKEGAKLKNGALIFGYYVKNPKEFGVVEFSEKGEVLSLEEKPENPKSNYIVPGLYFYDNSVVKKALEIKPSKRNEIEITDINKAYLEEKNLKVLDLGRGMAWLDTGTHDGLLEASNFVKTIQSRQGVMVACLEEIAFNNNWISKEEVITLAKPLLKSDYGKYLMDLVNKR from the coding sequence ATGAAGGGAATAATATTAGCTGGGGGAAGTGGAACAAGACTTTACCCTGTGACAAAGGCAATTAGTAAGCAGATTATTCCTATTTATGATAAACCTATGATATACTATCCCCTTTCTGTACTTATGCTAGGGGGAATTAGGGAGATTTTAATAATCTCTACTCCTAGGGATATAGAGGTTTTTAAGGAGCTATTGGGAGATGGAAAAACCTTAGGACTTACCATAGAGTATATGGTTCAGGAAAAGCCAAATGGTATAGGTGAGGCCTTTATAATTGGAAGGGAATTTATAGGGGACAGTCCTGTGGCATTGGTATTGGGAGATAATATTTTCTATGGTCATGGGTTAACAGGGAAAGTAAAAGAGGGGGCAAAGTTAAAAAATGGAGCCCTTATTTTCGGATACTATGTGAAAAACCCCAAGGAGTTTGGAGTTGTGGAGTTTAGTGAAAAGGGAGAGGTATTATCCCTAGAGGAGAAACCTGAAAATCCAAAATCTAATTATATAGTTCCAGGGCTTTATTTCTATGACAATAGTGTTGTGAAAAAGGCATTAGAGATAAAACCTTCAAAAAGAAATGAAATTGAAATTACAGATATAAATAAAGCTTATTTAGAGGAAAAAAATCTAAAGGTTTTAGATCTAGGAAGGGGAATGGCCTGGCTTGATACGGGAACCCATGATGGACTTTTGGAAGCTTCAAATTTTGTAAAAACCATACAAAGTCGTCAAGGGGTAATGGTGGCATGTTTAGAGGAAATCGCCTTTAATAATAATTGGATAAGTAAAGAGGAAGTTATTACCCTAGCTAAGCCTCTTTTAAAAAGTGATTATGGAAAATATTTAATGGATTTGGTGAATAAAAGATGA
- the rfbC gene encoding dTDP-4-dehydrorhamnose 3,5-epimerase, which produces MKLKKIETGIEGLYLIEPKVFGDSRGFFMESYNKRDFLEIGITDEFVQDNHSKSKKGVLRGLHFQKNPKEQSKLIRVIRGSVFDVALDLRKNSPTYGKYFTTIISEENKRMLYIPKGFAHGFLTLEDNTEFIYKCDEYYCPEYEDGIIWSDESLNIPWPEMKELIISEKDGKLGKFKGR; this is translated from the coding sequence ATGAAGTTAAAAAAAATAGAAACAGGAATAGAGGGATTATATTTAATAGAGCCCAAGGTATTTGGAGATAGTCGTGGATTTTTTATGGAAAGTTATAATAAAAGAGATTTTTTAGAAATTGGAATTACAGATGAATTTGTTCAAGATAACCATTCTAAGTCTAAAAAAGGTGTTTTAAGAGGACTGCACTTTCAGAAAAATCCCAAGGAACAAAGTAAGCTAATTAGGGTTATTAGGGGAAGTGTATTTGATGTGGCCCTAGATTTAAGAAAAAATAGTCCTACCTATGGGAAGTATTTTACAACGATTATTTCTGAAGAAAATAAAAGAATGTTATATATACCTAAGGGGTTTGCCCATGGATTTTTAACCTTAGAGGACAATACGGAGTTTATATATAAATGTGATGAGTATTACTGCCCAGAGTATGAGGATGGGATTATTTGGAGTGATGAAAGTTTAAATATCCCTTGGCCAGAAATGAAGGAGTTAATAATTTCAGAAAAGGATGGGAAATTAGGAAAGTTTAAGGGGAGATAG
- a CDS encoding glycosyltransferase family 52 yields MKRIVIENSNYGLLLSFLILEDFKNAKYILGDYYSENSSLVLNMRKLGIEVEISNYHSMKESGFFKYYFRRVRDVFFEFGKRENIEVYGNDNLEISIPYRKYGMKLIEDGTINYSFFHGMKKRKTLKNKMKDILRIVPSEKKSFGLDERVEKIYLTGLMEIPREIEKKVEIINMKNLWEGKSEEERENILEIFDFNRDVLEKLKGRDIILFTQPVSEDCDFDELEKVTIYEEILKNYPKERVVIKTHPREKTKYRDFFPDYLVLDKPFPFELLNLLGVKFKKSVTLFSTAALGLGEDVEVDFYGTRVHPEIEKKFGSCDIDELKK; encoded by the coding sequence ATGAAAAGGATAGTTATTGAAAATAGCAATTATGGGTTACTTTTATCTTTTTTAATATTGGAAGATTTTAAAAATGCCAAGTATATACTAGGGGACTATTACAGTGAAAATAGTTCTCTTGTTTTAAATATGAGAAAATTAGGAATAGAAGTTGAAATATCTAATTACCACTCTATGAAGGAAAGTGGATTTTTTAAATATTACTTTAGAAGAGTAAGAGATGTTTTCTTTGAATTTGGGAAAAGGGAAAATATAGAGGTCTATGGAAATGATAATTTAGAAATCTCCATTCCCTATAGAAAGTATGGAATGAAGTTAATAGAGGATGGAACTATTAACTATAGCTTTTTCCATGGGATGAAAAAGAGAAAAACTCTAAAGAATAAAATGAAAGATATTTTAAGAATTGTTCCCTCGGAGAAAAAATCCTTTGGCTTAGATGAAAGGGTTGAAAAAATTTACTTAACAGGGCTTATGGAGATACCTAGGGAGATAGAGAAAAAAGTTGAAATTATAAATATGAAAAACCTTTGGGAAGGAAAAAGTGAAGAGGAGAGGGAGAATATTCTAGAAATCTTTGACTTTAATAGGGATGTTTTAGAAAAATTAAAAGGAAGGGATATAATTTTATTTACCCAACCTGTAAGTGAAGATTGTGACTTTGATGAGTTAGAAAAGGTTACCATTTATGAGGAGATTTTAAAAAATTATCCCAAGGAAAGGGTGGTAATTAAAACCCATCCAAGGGAGAAAACAAAGTATAGGGATTTCTTTCCTGATTACTTAGTACTAGATAAACCATTTCCCTTTGAACTACTTAATCTCTTAGGGGTTAAGTTTAAAAAAAGTGTAACTTTATTTTCAACTGCTGCCCTAGGACTTGGGGAGGATGTGGAAGTTGATTTTTATGGAACGAGAGTTCATCCTGAAATTGAAAAAAAATTTGGAAGTTGTGATATAGATGAACTTAAAAAATAA
- a CDS encoding flippase translates to MNLKNNPVVKNIIWLVMDKFLMLFLQFFVGIKVANYYGSETYGVYAYAGAVVAFFPIVLEIINPRVIKEYYGEDFNHVVSCVTTIRNICSFVLLLGVIVYGMVFNISRELYYLLVLLSLDSFLICWTFGIENYFEFKLLSKKTVVANNIVKVLAYILQYIGIMLQFTIVIIPIIRVIGSLIRGIILKRAYFKEYGERIKFIIDKSLTFKMIGESYYLWISFVAFIIYTQIDKIMIGNMLGDREVGIYTIGLQLSSILAILIGPFQNSIYPKLMEAYKRDYNEYKKIYLKSNTLFTQIYILGGILSIFVVKWLFPYLYSSEYRGAILTYSILTISIFFKANGALQTGHMTLKKITKKSFYKTLVGLILNVSLNLYLIPKFKIDGAALATAITQFVTLFLMDYFIPEYREQFFIQVKSLNPLNLIKKD, encoded by the coding sequence ATGAACTTAAAAAATAATCCTGTGGTGAAAAATATTATTTGGCTTGTAATGGATAAATTTTTAATGTTATTCCTACAATTTTTCGTGGGAATAAAGGTTGCAAACTACTATGGAAGTGAAACCTATGGAGTATATGCCTATGCTGGGGCAGTGGTTGCCTTTTTTCCTATAGTCCTAGAAATTATAAACCCTAGGGTTATAAAGGAGTATTATGGAGAGGACTTTAACCATGTGGTTTCCTGTGTAACAACTATTAGAAACATCTGTTCCTTTGTACTTCTTCTAGGAGTTATAGTCTATGGAATGGTATTTAATATTTCAAGGGAGCTATACTATCTTTTAGTACTTTTATCCCTAGATAGTTTTCTCATATGCTGGACCTTTGGAATTGAGAACTACTTTGAATTTAAACTTCTTTCTAAGAAAACTGTGGTGGCTAATAATATAGTAAAGGTTTTGGCCTATATTCTTCAATATATTGGAATAATGTTACAGTTTACCATAGTTATTATTCCTATTATTAGGGTAATTGGAAGTTTAATCAGAGGAATTATATTAAAAAGGGCATATTTTAAAGAGTATGGAGAGAGGATAAAGTTTATAATAGATAAAAGTTTAACCTTTAAAATGATAGGGGAGAGTTACTATCTTTGGATAAGTTTTGTGGCCTTTATTATCTATACTCAAATTGATAAGATTATGATTGGTAATATGCTAGGGGACAGGGAAGTTGGTATTTACACCATAGGTCTTCAACTGTCCTCTATTCTAGCTATATTAATAGGTCCCTTTCAAAACTCCATCTATCCTAAGTTAATGGAAGCTTATAAAAGGGACTATAATGAGTATAAAAAAATATACTTAAAAAGTAATACTTTATTTACTCAGATCTATATTTTAGGGGGAATTTTATCTATATTTGTGGTGAAATGGCTATTTCCCTATTTGTATAGTAGTGAGTATAGGGGGGCTATACTGACCTATTCTATACTGACCATTTCAATTTTCTTCAAGGCCAATGGTGCCCTTCAAACGGGTCATATGACTTTGAAAAAAATAACGAAAAAGAGTTTTTATAAGACCCTTGTGGGGCTTATACTGAACGTTTCTTTAAATTTATATTTAATACCTAAGTTTAAAATAGATGGAGCAGCACTAGCTACTGCCATCACCCAATTTGTTACACTGTTTTTAATGGACTATTTTATACCTGAATATAGGGAACAATTTTTTATTCAGGTAAAATCTCTAAATCCATTAAACCTTATTAAAAAAGATTGA
- a CDS encoding helix-turn-helix transcriptional regulator produces the protein MDKINLKILILTSVGMNTKEIGKLLKLSKETINRRKSQLCRKNLWSSKLNDLKRLDLYVEEKNIKLERVFLEEILVLLILSEKMPYSKISEIVNYSERTIKRRAKEIKKRYENKDEPLERVTVGTYKKLLHMIYIECCYRV, from the coding sequence ATGGATAAAATTAATTTGAAAATTTTAATTTTAACTTCAGTGGGGATGAACACAAAAGAGATAGGAAAGCTATTAAAGCTATCTAAGGAAACGATTAACAGGAGAAAGAGTCAACTTTGTAGAAAAAATTTATGGAGTAGTAAACTAAATGATTTAAAAAGATTAGATCTTTATGTGGAAGAAAAAAATATTAAATTAGAAAGGGTTTTTTTAGAGGAAATTTTAGTTCTTTTAATTTTATCAGAAAAAATGCCCTATAGTAAAATCAGTGAAATAGTAAATTATTCAGAGCGAACTATAAAAAGAAGAGCTAAGGAAATAAAAAAAAGATATGAAAACAAGGATGAACCATTGGAAAGGGTCACTGTTGGCACTTATAAAAAACTTTTACATATGATATATATAGAGTGTTGCTACAGGGTTTAA
- a CDS encoding MerR family transcriptional regulator, protein MSFFKIKEVAGILNLSQTYISALLEENLLAGLKIGGRIFILEESVGIYQKYKKY, encoded by the coding sequence ATGAGTTTTTTTAAAATAAAGGAAGTTGCAGGAATTTTAAATTTATCCCAAACGTATATTTCTGCTCTTTTAGAAGAGAATCTTTTAGCGGGATTAAAAATAGGTGGAAGAATTTTTATTTTAGAAGAAAGTGTTGGTATTTATCAAAAATATAAAAAATATTAA
- a CDS encoding AAA family ATPase gives MKGLIYFSCENIYSFKEKIEFTMENSKGEKELVSAIYGANASGKTNFIKALDFFKFLIVTSKELSVGDKIKLFPFKGNENKDTEFKIIFKNNSIKYAYYLKINESRIVEENLYHYPSGKISKIFTRNYNQEDESYVFDYGRSYIKELKGIELVCPSNKIFLSVTASWKEIDEIKNPFMFFSNVIQSNMGLNEMGWFEKSAEILQRHNQDRNKFIDLVKVILPGLKNIESNIERKQVSLEYENGMVLDLAEESKGIKRIIEILGPILEILKNGQVLLFDEIESSFHPIIAKNIINLFLDKTQNKNEAQLIFTTHDVNLLDGDTLKKDLIWFTERCKENGYSTDLYPLSIIEGVRTGENIRKNYLKGKYSRC, from the coding sequence ATGAAGGGATTAATATATTTTTCATGTGAGAATATATATTCATTTAAGGAAAAAATAGAGTTTACAATGGAAAATAGTAAAGGAGAAAAGGAGCTTGTATCAGCTATTTATGGAGCCAATGCTTCTGGGAAAACTAATTTTATAAAAGCTTTAGATTTCTTTAAATTTTTAATAGTAACTTCGAAAGAATTAAGTGTTGGAGATAAGATTAAATTATTTCCATTTAAGGGGAATGAAAATAAGGATACAGAATTTAAAATAATTTTTAAAAATAATAGTATAAAATATGCCTATTATTTAAAAATAAATGAAAGTAGAATTGTAGAGGAAAATTTATATCATTATCCAAGTGGGAAAATAAGCAAAATTTTTACTAGAAATTATAATCAAGAGGATGAAAGTTATGTTTTTGACTATGGAAGGAGCTATATAAAAGAACTAAAAGGAATTGAATTAGTTTGTCCTTCTAATAAAATATTTTTATCTGTGACTGCAAGTTGGAAAGAGATAGATGAGATAAAAAATCCATTTATGTTTTTTTCAAATGTAATACAGTCTAATATGGGATTAAATGAAATGGGATGGTTTGAAAAATCTGCTGAGATTTTACAAAGACATAACCAAGATAGAAATAAGTTTATAGATTTAGTAAAGGTGATATTACCTGGGTTAAAAAATATAGAATCGAATATAGAAAGAAAACAGGTAAGTTTAGAATATGAAAATGGGATGGTATTAGATTTAGCAGAGGAGTCAAAGGGGATCAAAAGAATTATAGAGATTTTGGGACCAATTTTAGAGATTTTAAAAAATGGTCAGGTTCTATTATTTGATGAAATAGAGAGTTCTTTCCATCCGATTATTGCAAAAAATATAATAAATCTATTTTTAGATAAAACTCAAAATAAAAATGAGGCTCAATTAATTTTTACAACTCATGATGTAAATCTCTTAGATGGGGATACTCTGAAAAAAGATTTGATTTGGTTCACAGAGCGTTGTAAGGAAAATGGATATTCTACAGATTTATATCCCTTAAGTATAATAGAGGGAGTAAGGACAGGAGAGAATATAAGAAAAAATTATTTAAAAGGAAAATATTCTAGGTGCTAA